ATCGAGACACTCGGACTGTGTGCTAACCCAACCGACGCGTTTCCTCGCGTCGCGGCAGGGCAACGCGTCGCCAACCTGGACGCACTCGTCCATCTCGTTACCGAGTGGAAGCGCGATTCGTTGGCCAACCTCGCTGACATCGTCGATGAAATCCTGTTTCGAGGCCTTCCCACGATCACTTAGGTACCTATTGCTGGAATCCACTCCCTGTGGGATGCTGATGTAGACGGACCCGGTTCTAGAATCCCTTGTTTGACGTCGTACCTAAACCCGTAGTCAGGATCGAACGCGAACTGGTGAGACTGTTCGGTGTCAGTTGGGAGTGAGATTGCTCGGCATCTTCTCCGGTTTCCCTGTTCCACCGTCAGAAGGCCAATCAGCTGACGACATCGTATGGGTGTCGGTACCGTCTTGGCTTTCAACGCGGACATCTGCACGCTCATACCGTCATGATCTCCTCAACACATCACATCGTCGAGGTAGTCACCGGGAATTTCCTTTTGCTAAGACTGGTGATGCAGCAAGATACCCAAGTGATTCCAACCGTTCATCAACTGTTGTTTTTTCATCCTTTTGTTCATTTTCTTCATATTCAGGCATGTGTTTTTTTGTATCTTTCGCAGAGGTCGTTACCCACGGGACACGTCGAACTTTTGGGTTTAGACTTCCAGCAGGATGTCCATACGTTCCAAACTCGCCAAACGCATCTCCATGATCTGCAGTAATAGCAATTTTTTGGGCATCAACATTTTCTAGTAAGACTTCAATATCATCTAGGACCCACCGGAGCATTTCCTTGTGAGCCTCAAGAGGTAATGTTTGATCCCCCGTCTTCTGGATATATTTCCAAGGGGTTTGTTCATACTCTAAGGGATCGCGTTCTTCTCGAATCGCCTCAACTATCAATGGGATATGTGGTGGCATGTAATGTAGTATGACTCGTTCAAAATCGTATTCTCGGAGAGTCTGGATTGCTTTGTCAGTCACATTTCGCGGGTCGCCATAATTTTCGTACATTTCGTATCGACCTTCTATCGAATTTTGCTTCCAAACTGGATCATAGAGTCCGAGATTTTCTGATTGGACGATATTAAATTTTCCAAATCGTTGAATCTTTGTTAGTTCTTTACGATGTCCTTGATATCGTTCTGAAAGATTTTTTTCTAGAACTGTTTCTGTATGAGGATTAGACGTGATATAGGCTGTGTCTGAAATTTGGGATCTGTAAGTTTCTGAGAACGTGTTCGCCATCCATTCTGGAGACGTGGATCCAACAGACCAAATTGAATTAACATTAGTGAGGAAACTATATTCACATTCAAGTTCCCTAAGTATATCATACCTCGCAGAATCAAGAACAAGTACTAGGTCCCATTCTCTTTCGAAAATATTCGTACCAAAATTTCGACGTGAGGTTCCAAAGATACTCGCGCTTGTGGTTACGGCTCGGAGGGGTGAGGTTAATTTTTGAGATAAGTGGCTGACCGCATAACGCGGTTCTTTGATAGCTTCACTCACTTTATGTCGGAAGGTTCTCATATAGAGGTTATAAGTTATTGTTGAACTGAGCTTACTTATAACTTCCCGAATCGGCCATACATCTTCAGCTAAAACTCACACCTCGCTTGCGTAGCAGTAACGAGTGTCTCTTATTGAATCGGTAGTTGATGGTGTATTTTCTGTATTGTCTTCGAACATCCGCTCCAACAACGGCCGCGTCGGGTAGCCGGGATACCCAGCGAGTTCATGGAGGAAAGGAAGGGCCTGCGATCAAAAGGTCGCCGTCCAGCGTTCCGCCGAAAACTCGTATCTGGCCATTTCACCTGCCCGAAGCTGTTGGCGAAAGTCTCTGCTATTGGTGCAGTCTTACTTTGATTCGCTAAGGCTCCCACACTTCTGACGAGGGTGTTCTTTCGACTGCACCAAGATGAGAACGTGACAGGCAACCTGATCGGTGATTTTCAGCATCTGAATGCCTTCACTTGTCGCAATTTAAGTGGTTACCTTGATTACGAGATCGAAAACTATGTCGAAAATTTTTCCAAGCAGTCACTATGCAAATCATCATTTCCACGCGTCCTACCCGTGCTGTCAATTTAGCGCGAACGTTGAATTCGGCAGTTCTCACACTATTACAACTGAAATAGAATAGCCAACCGTTAGATAGCCATGCCCCCTCCGAGGAGGCGCTGAATTAAGTATCACTGAGCCAAACCAATTTTAAGTAATGTTATCCAATGGCTACGTATAATGGCTGCTAAAGTCGCTTTTGATGACGTTTCGCTTGGAAAAGCTAATTTGTGGACGAACTTAGCTGACAATATCACGGATCACGGGAATGATATATATTTTATTAATCCCAATACTGTATTCAGAAAATTCTTAGAAAAGAATAATTTTGAAGAGAGCATTATAGAATTTAGTGATAATACTATGAGAGATATCCCCGTATCTAACGTACATAATTATGATATAATTGATCACGAAATGAACCACTCTCAGACCGAAAGGAAATCACTCAAAGATTTAGAAGTAGAATATAACAATTACTGCAACTGTCTTGATAAATTTGATATTGATATTGTTATCTTCTGGAATGACATGAGTATTGGAAAAATTGCGTGTGAAGCAGAGGGCGTATCTACTCTTTTCCTTGAGAATGGGTATTTAAATGACACCATTCAGATTGATAGGCAGGGGGTTAATAGTAATTCTAGTGTCTTTGGATGTTCTTTTGAAGAGATCATATCTAGGGATCCGCTATGGAAACCAATGACAGATGAACCAATTAAAAAGAAAAAATATGAGGAGCTAACCAATGTGGAAAAGTTAAAAGGACATAATAATTCACTAAGCATAGTTGAGAATATAGTAAATAAGACAAAAAATGTTTTGAGCAAGGGATTGCCAATAAAGAAGGAGTTAAAACACGATCTCCCATCAAGATTTGTATTCTTGCCCTTACAGGTTAACAGCGATACGCAAGTATTGTATAACAGCCCATATGTCAAAAATATGAAAAGATTATATTCGGTCGTATTATCTTCATTAAATTCATCCGAATTCAATATGGAACTGGTGGTAAAAGAACACCCGGCTGAAATAAAGCCTCAGAGCTATTCGAGTATCAAAAAGCACAGCGATAATGTACTTTGGCTGAAAGAATATGATATTAATACTTTGATTGAACAAGCAGATCTGGTTGTCACTATTAATAGCAGCGTTGGATTTCAATCTTTAGCAAAAGGGACACCAATAGTTGTAATTGGTGAAGCTATGTATAGCTCCCATCCAAATGCAAGAAACCCTGATGAGTTACAAGCTGTTCAAGACGCAATGTACGATGGCATAACTAGCAATTACGGATTCACTCCCGATAACTACATTAACGCATTTAGAAACAATATATTTATTGAGGGGAGTTTTAATAATTTTTATGCCTTAACATTGAAGAAGATAATATCCGCAATATATAATTCAATAGAATAATACTCTATTTCTAGAAAGCATGGAACAGCTGAGCGATGGGTATGATTTCGAGAGTAATTACATCACCAAATTAGTGGTAGCCTCCTCCGGGCACTGTCTAGTTAAGCCAGTTTGAAAAGTGAGCAGTTCGTTGATTTCGGTGTCTATGCTCAATCAAGAACTGCTCAAAGAGACGTTGAATACGGCGAATTTTGAATGCTGGGAGCGAGAGCGAACGGCGACGATCGTCAGGGCGCTCGCCGTCCGACTTCACGTGACCGGCTGTTTGCTCCGAGAAACTCGGTACTTCCCAATCGAGACGTTGGAAGACGAGTTGAGTTGGTGTAAGCCACTCAACATCGGAGCGAAAGCTACGTGAGTTAAGACGTTAGTCTGACCCAGATAAAATTAGCGGATTAAACAACTTTTGGGGCTGTTTGAGACGATTGCTGTTGCTACGAACAGCTGACCCGAGGCCACGGGCTGACCGGTCAGCCCACCGCCGGGGCCTACGCCTCAGGTACGCCTACACCGTTTATCTCGATTTCCCACTGCCGGGCTAACTCTGTTTCCAGCTCGTGTCGAATCCAATCACGGAACGTCTTCAACGTGAACTGTGTGGGCAGGTCGCGTTTGCCCCTGCGTGGGCGGGCGACGACCGCCCACCGCGGCACTAACAAGAGGTTCTCCAGCAGGAAGGTCACGATCACGAACGCAAACCGCACGATTGGGTCTTGCGTCGTTGTTGCTCGCGCTTGACGGAACAGCCGGTAACTCGTCTCAATCGCCGATCGTTTGCGATAGCGCCGTTCGATCTGTGTATCCGTGGGATCTCTGAGATCACACGCTACGTAGCTCGTACAATCTCACCGTGTTTCCCGCGAACTCCGTTCTGATAGGAGACCGAAATCGCGAGCAGGAATCGGAGTTCCCGCTCGCTGTCTTTGTACATCCGATAGGTCGTCATGTACGAGTAGTGCGTGGTGAGTTTGTCCTTCATGCGCTCACCTTTCTTCTTGACGACGATTACTGTCGTAGCTAGGTCACGTACGCGGCGAACCACCCGTTCATTGTAGAAACCACAATCAGCGAGTAAGAGATAAATCTCGAAGGGATAGACACCGATGCGGTCGAGAACACGCTCGACCGCGTCGGCTTCTTTCTCGTCACTGCGGACGTAGGTGAGTGCCAGTGTCACCGGCTTACAGTTCGAGACAATATAAGCGGTGCAGTAGCGGTGGCAGGTTGTTATCCCATCTTTCGGACTCGTGTGACAGAGTTCTCCGTCGTCCTGGTCGGGATTGCCGTGATAAGGATTATCGACGAAGTCAATGGAGACGATTCTCGACCGGTCAGGGCCGAGAATCGTCATGGCGAGGTGACGAAACAACAGGTTTGCCGCCATTTCGATTCGGCTACGCTGGAGCGTGTGGAGCCAGTCCATGACCGTATCGCAGGGTATATCGTCCGTCTGGGATGTGACTTTCCAGACGGACGACTGGTTGACGCTAGCCATGGTAACGAGCCAGATATCGTCGGAATCGAGGGGCGAACCCCCGATTCCTTCCATCGGCAACTCTCCAATCAAGTCAGCCATACTTCTTTGACATCTTCCGCCGAAAGAACACCGTCTGGTTGGGGGATAGTGTACACTCTTCTCAACCAGATATCTTCCTTAATCAGAGCGACGCTCTAGCTTCCTCTCTCAGACCGATTGGGAAGTACCGAAACTAAGAAATCCTTCGCCTATTCGGCATAGAACGCTCCATAAAGTGATCTGCCAGTGGGTTCACCGCGTCGCTGATAGCGTCAGCGACCCGCCGACGGCTCTCCGTCGCGGATCGCAGTTGACGAGATCGCTATCAAAATCAACGGCGAATGGTCTTTGCTCTATACTGCAATAAATATCGACACAAAATTGATCCTCAACGAAGAGTTGTTCGGACGACATGGCACCGATCCAGCGGATGCGTTTCTGCATGACCTCCTTGAGAAACATGATCTTTCTGACGCAGTGTTCCTCGTCGATCAGTTCGGCTATCGGACTGCCCTCTCCCGCTTAGGTCTCAACGGTCGGGAAGACTTTCCAGACCGAAACCTCATCGAAAAGTGGTTTTACACGCTCAAAATGCGCATGGACCGTCTCCATAACTCGTGGTTCGGTAGTCGGGCAAGTGCACGCGAGTGCCTTGAACAGTTCATACATTACTACAATGTCAAAGACCGCATCAATCACTAAACGGGCGAACGCCAGCTATAGCGGCGCTTAACTAGACAGTGCCTATCATGAATATTTATTAATTTATAAGATATTAAGTTATTGAATTATTTGGTTCTTGAAGAACGTGAGATCTTCCTCTTCAATACCTAATGTGTATAATAAGAGTACGAATGCTGAGCAGCCGAGTACTATTCCAGAGATGAGCAGTATATATCCACTAAGTAATAAAGACATTACATACATGATAACACCTGAAATGATACCGGCAGCTACCGGCTTCAAAATCTTACTGTTATAAGGGAACAATGATTCCAAATGCCAAATTTCCCAAACCCTTAATAAGTTGATAAATGCTAATACCCCACCTGTAGCGATCGCTGCCCCAATAAGCCCGAACCTAAGAATGAATATATAATTCAATACTATATTCAAAATACCGAGTGCCCCTTGGTTTAGCATGCTTAAATACTGATGATCCGTCATCATTAGCAAGAATCCAGTAGGACCAACGGCACAGTTGGTCAGTTGAGCGGTAGTGAAGAGAGCCAAAACTAGCACGCCTTTTGTGAATTCAGGGCCAAATATCCCGAGTATTTCTTGGCCATATACTACTGCAATCAGCGCAGGCGGGATAGCAATAGTTAGTGTCCATCGAGTAATGCGCTTATATACAGAATTTAACTCCCCCATATTATTCTTAGAATAGAGTCGTGAAGCGACTGGTGGGAAAATTTGATTGAATGCTCCTAGAGGCAGAGTTATGACACCTGCAATCAACCATCCTACTTTATATATTCCAACATCTGATTCTATTAATAGAATCCCAACCATTATAATATCAACTCTTTTATACAATAGTTGCCCTACATCCTTCAATACTAATGGCAACGAATAGTTATAGAAACTTTTAATGTCCTTTTCGTTATTCTCCCAAATATTTGGGGTCATCCCAAGTCTATTTACTAATATATGTAGTGATATCCCGAAGAGCAAAACTGACGCAACAGCGATCCCGAAAATCACACCATCAAGCAAATAACCTACACCAAGTGCTATTGTAACAACTGTTATATAAGATAATGGTCTTAATATTTGGCCGACTAAGACCAGATATTCCATCCTTTCTTTGGCTCTAAATATAGCATTTGTTAATTTGAATGCCGTGTTAAATGGGAGTACAATTGCCAACACTCGTATGACATCAACTAGCAAAGGGTTTCTAAGTGTATGTGTTGAAATCAAAGGAGCGGTAACGTACAATATGACTCCTAAAAATATACCCGATAAGAAGCTTGTGAGATAAGCTAATCCTATAACCTTATTTTGTCGCTGAGGACGATCATCATAAGCGGGTAAAAATCTCAGCACAGCTTTTCCGGACCCCATCCGCGCTAAAGCGGCAGATATTGTGATTATTGTATTCCCATACGCATATAATCCGTATTGTGTTGCTCCCAGTCCACGTGTCAATAAGGCATTTAGAATAAACCCAAGTATATTTGAAATCACTTTACCAATAAAATGAATAGATGCGCCCTGCGTTATCGATCCTAGCGAGGAATTTATAATACCATCTTCACTTTTCTCGTTCATAATATTTGGACCAAATATTGGAGAGGCATGTACAAGCAACAGTATGTATTTGGATTCAATTATAGTGTTCGGTACACTATCATCAGAAAAGGTACTGAATCACCACTTGACGCCTATCTTGGCGAGTACGGGGATCTTTTCCCCTCCTTCGTCACTATATCGTTTCTCAGGGGGGCTCAAGCGTTCCGACTGGCAGTATAAGTCACAATAGTGCGGTATTTCCACGGGTGATTCGGTTGATACGTCAGCAACTTGTGACCGGAGGTGTTTTTGATTGTTGGCTGGAACAGTTGAATGACTCGATGAGTAATGTACTAATCTTCACCCCTCGGTATACACCACAAAGTGGTGGGAGTTCAGTATACTTTTCCAATTTGGTAAATGACTTATCCGGGAACCACACATTTTATGTTATTACCTTCATAAATAAATATGAAAAAATAATAGCCACTTCTGATGATGTAACTGTCTACAGGATAATTCCTCGGTATAAATCTCTCCCAGGAATACTAAGGCTCTTCATAGAATCAATTCTTTCTTTCCTCTGTTTCTTATGGTTGTCTAAAGAAACCCAAGTGGCGCATGTGCATGCTTCGTCATACGCAACACCCGGAATCACATTAGCCGCAATCTTAACTCGTACTCCAATATTGTATGACTGCCGTGACGAGATGTTTTCTCCACGATTGGTGAAGCTAGGTCGAACTCCCTACTGGTTCAGCTGTGCGGAAAACGTAGACAACATCTTGGTAGAAAATGGTGTTCCAAAAGATCGAATCGTCCGAATACCGGTGGTGAACCCCCCCTATGTCAAAGAGGAATACTCCGGAATAGCTCAGCCAGACGATGAAATATTTAACGTAATATTCATTGGCCGTCTTATCAAAGAGAAAGGAGCTCACTTATTAATCGAGGCTTTCGAAGATTTTGTCGAGTGTCATCCGGATTCATGTTTAACGTTAATCGGTGATGACCCTATCGGGGATATATCTTCATTAATCAAGGAATCTTCCCTTGACGAAGAATTGGTTTGCACTGGTGAGATCGAGCATCGAGAGGTCATCCGTGAGTTAGATAAATCAAATATTCTCGTATTACCGTCAAACGACGAAGCGCTTCCAAGGGTAATAATCGAGTCATTTAGCGTTGGAGTCCCGGTCATAGCGACTGAAGTAGGGTCAATCCCGGACCTTGTTGACGATGGTGAGAATGGGATTCTAATTGGTCAAACAAAAGACGAAATAAAAGACGCCCTCAAAGATGTGTATGCATCTCCAGAATTGCTGTACGAGATGTCACAGACAGCGAAAGCAAGTAGTGAGGAGTGGAGTTGGCAGACAGTTAACAAGCGTTTAGACAATATATACGAGACAGTAGCTGAGAACTAAATATAGCCTAAGTCTTTAAGTCTCTGCTTCGACTCATCGGAGAGCACGTTTTCTTCGCTATTCTGGACCATCTGCTCAATTGAACTTAGGTAGTCCGTTCCTTCCTGTTGGCTAAATTCGGGCGTCCCGAATTTCTGAGTGCCTTGGGAGTATGATCGGACGGCTGGCGTAAGATGATTTCTCAAATAACCACCTTTCGGGCCAAGAAGTATCTGCCCGGATAGCACCAACAGTCGCTGTAATAGATTCGTTTTTGGGAATACGTATCCTCCCGCCCGGTTCCAAACAGATTTATATGAAAACGAAATATTATGTTTCCCGACGAAGTTATAACGGTTAGTGTAATAACACGGAAGTAGGTCGTCCTCCTGTCGGTTACCAAGTGGTACACCGTTCAGTAAATCCTCGTACTGACACAATTCATTAACCGCATGAAGTGCAGTGGGGAGGATATCAACGTGCCCAAATCCTGTATCATCTATTTCATGCGGCTTTAGTTTAGGATTCACGAATACTGTTGGGACGTAAACTAGCTCCGGGAGTATCGGCGAATTGTGGCCTAACATTCCCCCCTCACCAAGTAGCTCACCATGATCGGACGTGTATATTACAAGCGTTTCCTCAAGTAATCC
This genomic stretch from Halobaculum roseum harbors:
- a CDS encoding flippase, yielding MNEKSEDGIINSSLGSITQGASIHFIGKVISNILGFILNALLTRGLGATQYGLYAYGNTIITISAALARMGSGKAVLRFLPAYDDRPQRQNKVIGLAYLTSFLSGIFLGVILYVTAPLISTHTLRNPLLVDVIRVLAIVLPFNTAFKLTNAIFRAKERMEYLVLVGQILRPLSYITVVTIALGVGYLLDGVIFGIAVASVLLFGISLHILVNRLGMTPNIWENNEKDIKSFYNYSLPLVLKDVGQLLYKRVDIIMVGILLIESDVGIYKVGWLIAGVITLPLGAFNQIFPPVASRLYSKNNMGELNSVYKRITRWTLTIAIPPALIAVVYGQEILGIFGPEFTKGVLVLALFTTAQLTNCAVGPTGFLLMMTDHQYLSMLNQGALGILNIVLNYIFILRFGLIGAAIATGGVLAFINLLRVWEIWHLESLFPYNSKILKPVAAGIISGVIMYVMSLLLSGYILLISGIVLGCSAFVLLLYTLGIEEEDLTFFKNQIIQ
- a CDS encoding glycosyltransferase family 4 protein; protein product: MSNVLIFTPRYTPQSGGSSVYFSNLVNDLSGNHTFYVITFINKYEKIIATSDDVTVYRIIPRYKSLPGILRLFIESILSFLCFLWLSKETQVAHVHASSYATPGITLAAILTRTPILYDCRDEMFSPRLVKLGRTPYWFSCAENVDNILVENGVPKDRIVRIPVVNPPYVKEEYSGIAQPDDEIFNVIFIGRLIKEKGAHLLIEAFEDFVECHPDSCLTLIGDDPIGDISSLIKESSLDEELVCTGEIEHREVIRELDKSNILVLPSNDEALPRVIIESFSVGVPVIATEVGSIPDLVDDGENGILIGQTKDEIKDALKDVYASPELLYEMSQTAKASSEEWSWQTVNKRLDNIYETVAEN
- a CDS encoding sulfatase-like hydrolase/transferase encodes the protein MGFEKTPIQNDDFNNVFIYVGDAVRWDYIPEWIRNRGVAIKTIGASIHSPTSFASLVTGLHPPVHGVETFKNTIPSDVFSMFDLKGYDTWFQNSVFYHGERLTPDSVDPIYSVLGTQPPQTSDPFAENGQPFFAMERGPGGHAPYGSFEGTGREYFRENGDATPQKIQEDYEETVRNDVELFNKRMGQLKRDGLLEETLVIYTSDHGELLGEGGMLGHNSPILPELVYVPTVFVNPKLKPHEIDDTGFGHVDILPTALHAVNELCQYEDLLNGVPLGNRQEDDLLPCYYTNRYNFVGKHNISFSYKSVWNRAGGYVFPKTNLLQRLLVLSGQILLGPKGGYLRNHLTPAVRSYSQGTQKFGTPEFSQQEGTDYLSSIEQMVQNSEENVLSDESKQRLKDLGYI